Proteins from one Aspergillus nidulans FGSC A4 chromosome VIII genomic window:
- a CDS encoding CCDC12/cwf18 family protein (transcript_id=CADANIAT00001262): MSSNHASLDAAATDRKARLAKLAALKRKQPEPETSGEAAEQVKEPQNNNLNDVTKKYLSGRNYDAETRGAKLGFDQTPTEGQITLELQAKEIAREVAEQAKKDEDADQPIDLFKLQPKKPNWDLKRDLDEKMKILNRIEEAQRTAKAKGAGANEDKQGEEVGIEGEMLVEGIHVRERQEADEDDDLA; the protein is encoded by the exons ATGTCCTCTAATCATGCATCTCTCGATGCTGCCGCAACAGATCGAAAAGCACGTCTCGCGAAATTAGCAGCGCTGAAACGGAAGCAGCCGGAACCCGAGACATCTGGAGAAGCCGCTGAGCAGGTTAAGGAACCCCAGAATAACAATTTGAATGATGTTACGAAGAAGTACCTTTCCGGGCGGAATTATGACGCAGAAACGCGTGGAGCGAAATTGGGGTTTGACCAGACTCCGACGGAAGGACAAATCACACTAGAGttgcaggcgaaggagatTGCCAGGGAGGTTGCTGAGCAAGCCAAAAAGGACGAAGACGCAGACCAGCCTATCGACCTTTTCAAATTGCAGCCTAAAAAACCTAACTGGGATTTGAAGCGGGACCTGGACGAAAAGATGAAAATCTTGAAT CGCATAGAGGAAGCGCAACGCACCGCCAAGGCGAAAGGTGCCGGTGCCAACGAAGACAaacagggagaagaagttggtaTCGAGGGTGAGATGCTTGTCGAAGGCATCCATGTTCGTGAACGTCAGGAGgcagatgaggatgatgactTGGCATGA
- a CDS encoding putative R3H domain protein (transcript_id=CADANIAT00001263), translated as MIMTSATSPGDGHRLSFAKIAALPPPLKSETPFASDRKDDSQPPEEPEFSVPQNSIRALSSHESPESISARPDAVDRDMDDLSKAVEATNILGKKNQEAAGFSEESHGNGSLRREDSFEDDRTHLSNSSTKPTSFDSKSMASVTTFAMDEKDSLRPDDSASVQAIDEEESLSGHASGAPNSLTGSESGARFRDGQRHRIPLHNPHSVFSDGPQRANGGIATDSVGNSFVVSDSEAYPGRPIHGFPSEPDEKLLEAMKSPKDRLLILQLEEKVRSFIQNSKEQSLELPPSNAFGRLLAHKLGDYYHLTHFVDNNVTSVRLHRTPFCRLPTPLSVIHAASNSTPPPTAPAMKIMRRTDGERPSTEGSIAASSSAPSKATSEAGDSGNDAERGGSSSGATPAKDRMSLSREEREAKYQEARERIFRDFSESKTPEMNGEPNTNMSRSSSTSGRKKTHRQKTPHDDSFEARSQFNAYYPGMHYTSGSLPYNMGMQDPSFSSQPYMVGPGVVPTSMGGYMPSQNGVMYPGQMGTSSTWQNGPASQQLPYGPYPVNQSPAMASAKPAAPMSSYPVSNNVQFQTTPGAWSSPYQGAYSQPSQRNQAPLPWSSYQTQPLSTATYPYAQYPGQSLNTGLANHSGSHPLPGSFSRSHFNPQTRSFVPGGATGPVRQPNKNHSSNIGSYSSMQPNAQSQWASFQDVNSKNQGQIPASMARGELLGGKDSIAKWGTPSHLPPKPPPSEVPSDFEMKHRNVNSASHSYSSNAVPASQNGPLVVSGGTGVPRPSQ; from the exons ATGATTATGACGTCTGCAACGTCTCCAGGAGACGGTCACCGTCTGTCATTTGCAAAG ATCGCTGCTTTGCCCCCACCGCTGAAATCGGAGACGCCATTTGCATCTGATAGGAAGGACGATTCTCAGCCCCCTGAGGAGCCGGAATTCTCAGTACCACAGAATTCAATCAGAGCTCTATCCAGCCATGAAAGCCCGGAATCCATCTCTGCTCGGCCTGATGCCGTTGATCGAGATATGGATGATTTGTCCAAGGCTGTTGAAGCAACCAACATATtggggaagaagaaccaggaAGCTGCCGGGTTCTCCGAAGAGAGCCACGGAAACGGGTCTCTAAGGCGCGAGGATTCGTTTGAAGACGACCGCACTCACctctcaaactcctcaacaAAACCAACCAGTTTTGATTCGAAAAGTATGGCATCGGTTACTACGTTTGCAATGGACGAAAAGGATTCCTTACGTCCCGATGACAGTGCTAGCGTACAAGCCATAGATGAAGAAGAGTCGCTGTCCGGTCATGCATCTGGTGCACCAAACTCACTGACTGGGTCGGAATCTGGGGCTCGGTTCCGAGATGGTCAAAGACACCGAATACCTCTTCACAACCCTCATTCTGTTTTCAGTGATGGTCCGCAGCGAGCGAACGGTGGTATCGCTACTGATTCTGTCGGCAACAGCTTTGTTGTTTCCGACTCTGAAGCTTACCCAGGTCGACCCATACATGGGTTTCCATCAGAACCGGATGAGAAGCTCCTTGAAGCTATGAAGTCTCCAAAAGACCGGCTTCTAATCCTTCAGCTAGAAGAAAAAGTTAGAAGCTTCATTCAAAACTCCAA GGAACAATCTTTGGAACTGCCACCTTCGAACGCGTTCGGTCGACTTCTTGCCCATAAGTTGGGTGACTACTATCATCTTACCCATTTTGTGGACAATAATGTCACATCAGTTCGACTCCATCGAACTCCGTTTTGTCGACT ACCCACGCCCTTATCTGTGATACATGCTGCCAGTAACAGCACCCCGCCACCTACGGCGCCCGCCATGAAAATTATGCGCCGCACAGACGGGGAGAGGCCTTCAACGGAGGGGAGTATAGCTGCGAGCTCCTCTGCCCCCTCGAAAGCTACGTCGGAGGCTGGCGATAGTGGTAACGATGCAGAACGCGGGGGCTCATCTTCTGGAGCAACTCCTGCTAAGGACAGAATGTCTCTTTCAAGAGAAGAACGTGAAGCCAAATACCAGGAAGCCAGAGAGCGGATTTTTCGGGACTTTTCAGAGTCTAAGACTCCAGAAATGAACGGCGAACCCAATACAAACATGTCCAGGTCAAGCTCTACAAGTGGACGGAAAAAGACGCATAGGCAGAAAACGCCTCACGATGACAGCTTTGAGGCGCGGTCTCAGTTCAATGCGTACTACCCGGGAATGCACTATACCAGTGGGTCCCTGCCCTACAATATGGGCATGCAGGATCCTTCATTTTCTAGCCAGCCTTATATGGTAGGGCCAGGCGTTGTACCAACCAGCATGGGGGGCTACATGCCCAGTCAGAATGGTGTCATGTATCCCGGACAG ATGGGTACAAGCAGCACGTGGCAGAATGGACCAGCTTCCCAGCAATTGCCCTATGGCCCGTATCCGGTCAATCAATCACCCGCGATGGCCTCAGCGAAGCCTGCTGCACCCATGAGCAGCTACCCTGTTTCCAATAATGTGCAATTTCAGACTACTCCTGGGGCCTGGTCATCTCCTTACCAAGGGGCGTATTCACAACCTTCTCAGCGGAATCAAGCCCCACTTCCCTGGTCAAGCTATCAAACTCAGCCGTTGAGTACGGCCACGTACCCATACGCACAATATCCTGGCCAGTCACTGAATACCGGCCTAGCGAATCACTCGGGCTCGCATCCTCTCCCGGGTAGTTTCAGCAGATCCCACTTCAATCCCCAAACTCGCTCTTTTGTGCCTGGTGGTGCTACTGGTCCGGTGCGACAGCCAAACAAAAACCACTCGTCGAATATTGGCTCTTATTCGAGCATGCAGCCAAACGCCCAATCTCAATGGGCTAGCTTTCAAGATGTCAACAGCAAGAACCAGGGACAAATCCCCGCCAGCATGGCTCGGGGAGAGTTGTTGGGAGGCAAAGACTCTATTGCTAAATGGGGGACACCCTCTCATCTACCCCCGAAACCACCTCCATCCGAAGTACCGTCGGACTTTGAAATGAAGCACCGCAATGTAAACTCTGCTAGTCACTCTTATTCCAGCAACGCAGTACCGGCGTCCCAGAACGGCCCGTTAGTTGTTTCAGGAGGCACCGGCGTGCCACGTCCGAGTCAATAA
- a CDS encoding mitochondrial 54S ribosomal protein YmL8 (transcript_id=CADANIAT00001264) — MAGGAAKYRHLSRKSSHRQALLRNLVTSLFKHESITTTWAKAKEAQRLAEKLITLGKKNTETSRRTALSTFYTPHEILPKLFGPLRERYADRPGGYTRVLRVEPKKDDQAPSAILELVDGPKDMRFALTAKAVARRRSQGLQTLNELTLLNVRKVTQFRKNGVEELEKAISKIKLDEVNSPVKSKATMKNEKTAEHARVVKEAERQSEESL; from the exons ATGGCCGGAGGCGCAGCTAAATACCGACACCTGAGCCGAAAGTCCTCGCACAGACAAGCCCTTCTCCGAAACTTAGTTACATCTCTTTTCAAACATGAATCGATTACGACGACATGGGCCAAGGCAAAGGAGGCTCAGCGACTAGCTGAAAAGCTCATTACCTTGGGCAAGAAGAACACTGAGACCAGTCGGAGGACGGCCTTGTCGACATTCTAT ACCCCTCACGAAATCCTCCCTAAACTATTCGGTCCCCTCCGTGAGCGCTACGCCGACCGACCCGGTGGATACACAAGAGTGCTACGAGTTGAgccgaagaaggatgatCAAGCCCCAAGTGCGATTCTGGAACTCGTTGATGGGCCGAAAGATATGCGATTTGCGCTAACAGCAAAGGCGGTTGCGAGGCGACGCAGCCAGGGACTCCAGACGCTGAATGAACTTACGCTCCTGAATGTGCGCAAGGTTACGCAATTTCGAAAGAATGGTgttgaggagttggagaaagCAATCTCGAAAATAAAGCTTGATGAAGTGAATTCGCCCGTAAAATCAAAGGCGACAATGAAGAATGAGAAAACTGCGGAGCATGCGCGGGTGGTCAAGGAAGCTGAGCGACAATCAGAGGAAAGTTTGTAG
- a CDS encoding MICOS complex subunit Mic12 family protein (transcript_id=CADANIAT00001265), giving the protein MGFLTGFVHHSTRLDQKAVIRDQTRMIEWLASSRGAYDRRLLPKDDESSMPLGGTLAPARSGMRDQLKHRWNEEVRVLARKAYNVQWEDVRDTAADAWMGMKRYVKGQ; this is encoded by the exons ATGGGCTTTCTTACCGGTTTT GTTCACCATTCCACACGCCTAGATCAGAAAGCCGTTATTCGCGATCAAACGAGGATGATTGAATGGCTCGCTTCATCTAGAGGCGCGTATGACCGGCGATTACTCCCAAAAGATGATGAGTCTAGTATGCCCCTTGGAGGGACATTAGCTCCAGCCAGATCTGGAATGAGAGACCAGCTCAAGCACCGGTGGAATGAGGAGGTGCGGGTGTTGGCGAGAAAGGCATACAATGTTCAATGGGAGGATGTACGGGATACAGCTGCGGATGCTTGGATGGGTATGAAAAGATATGTTAAGGGACAGTGA
- a CDS encoding DUF5315 domain-containing protein (transcript_id=CADANIAT00001266) codes for MDTHPPPDSLRKVSSQRLPPPALFQGPPSHNASNLSLQPPVPSVVTTGGDQNGSQIPLLHRRRSSPKPLDAPGLSPFLSRTQSRGEVDGSDALWEEMQSALSDVEVSAAVRGHVFGEKHSEALENLRMKHIRLAQAWGRDETEDDGVSRNAAMAEPPSLRRDSRAAADMPVEVDESPKNLDEETEKDIQLARERREANDRYFERVNHSVLDVVAKLEDIAQAMRAMEAESKDIWNEDDSLSTSTQATVNTAG; via the coding sequence ATGGACACCCATCCTCCCCCTGACTCTTTGAGAAAAGTGAGCTCCCAGCGTCTGCCTCCTCCGGCCCTTTTTCAGGGTCCGCCGTCCCACAATGCATCGAATCTATCGCTTCAACCGCCCGTACCTTCGGTAGTTACTACTGGAGGTGATCAAAATGGGTCGCAAATCCCTCTGTTGCATCGCAGGCGCTCTTCACCAAAGCCTCTCGACGCACCTGGTCTCTCTCCGTTTTTGTCCCGCACTCAGTCTAGGGGTGAGGTAGATGGCTCCGATGCGCTCTGGGAGGAAATGCAGAGCGCCCTTTCTGACGTGGAAGTCAGCGCGGCTGTCCGGGGACATGTATTTGGGGAGAAGCATTCCGAAGCACTCGAGAATCTGCGAATGAAACATATACGGCTTGCGCAGGCATGGGGGCGGGATGAAACCGAGGATGACGGCGTCAGTCGCAATGCTGCTATGGCAGAGCCACCATCTTTGAGGCGAGACTCGCGGGCTGCTGCCGATATGCCCGTTGAGGTGGATGAATCACCTAAGAATCTGGACGAAGAAACGGAGAAAGACATCCAGCTTGCGCGGGAAAGGCGAGAAGCAAACGATCGGTATTTTGAGCGAGTCAATCATAGCGTGTTGGACGTTGTAGCAAAGCTGGAGGACATAGCTCAAGCTATGCGTGCAATGGAAGCCGAAAGCAAGGACATTTggaatgaagatgacagtTTAAGCACGTCTACACAGGCCACTGTCAATACAGCTGGTTGA
- the rps23 gene encoding ribosomal 40S subunit protein S23 (transcript_id=CADANIAT00001267), which produces MGKGKPRGLNAARKLATTRRENRWADLHYKKRLLGTAYKSSPFGGASHAKGIVLEKVGVEAKQPNSAIRKCVKVQLIKNGKKVTAFVPNDGCLNFIDENDEVLLAGFGRKGKAKGDIPGVRFKVVKVSGVGLMALWKEKKEKPRS; this is translated from the exons ATGGGTAAGGGAAAGCCTAGGGGATTAAACGCCGCCCGCAAGCTCGCGACCACTCGTCGTGAGAACCGCTGGGCCGATCTGCACTACAAGAAGCGTCTCCTCGGTACCGCTTACAAGTCTTCTCCTTTCGGTGGTGCTTCTCATGCCAAGGGTATCGTCCTTGAGAAGGTCGGTGTTGAGGCCAAGCAGCCCAACTCCGCTATCCGAAAGTGTGTCAAGGTCCAActcatcaagaacggcaagAAGGTCACTGCTTTCG TCCCCAATGACGGTTGCTTGAACTTCATCGATGAGAACGACGAAGTCCTCCTCGCCGGTTTCGGTCGTAAGGGCAAGGCCAAGGGTGATATTCCCGGTGTTCGTTTCAAGGTCGTCAAGGTCTCTGGTGTCGGTCTGATGGCTCtgtggaaggagaagaaggagaagccCCGTTCGTAA
- a CDS encoding translation initiation factor eIF2B subunit beta (transcript_id=CADANIAT00001268), with translation MPATSAPLTPGLASFLKSLKTNPIDTSIDNLISLLKRRQIRHSRSCATATAYLLRSVISACRTSDASKLIERVQSVGRRLIAAQPREMVVGNIVRRVLGLIRDEAEDDRDGDFTLSDAGSESQPQTPRAGDEPSEFHGSDRGASKPISSLATHPVSMFSLLSHPEPETSLPGTPATGSPSGRLPGHTQNKDIRAEVLDGINEIIDELGQVDDQIAAYALDHIHSNEIILTHTSSTTVQKFLLKAAAKRKFTVIHAESYPNNHEATHATVSGAASNDDEILSTESFQKPLIAHGITVILIPDSAVFALMSRVNKVILGTHSVLANGGLVAAAGTRVIARAAKVHQTPCVVVSGVYKLSPVYPFDFESLIEYGDSSKVIDYEDGDLVDQIDVQNPLYDYVPAELVDLYITNLGGHAPSYLYRIVSDHYRKEDISF, from the exons ATGCCGGCCACTTCTGCTCCTTTGACGCCAGGGTTAGCGTCGTTTCTCAAGTCTCTGAAGACCAATCCCATCGATACTTCTATTGATAATCTGATCTC ACTTCTCAAACGAAGACAGATCCGACACTCTAGATCATGCGCAACTGCCACTGCTTACCTTTTGCGCAGCGTCATATCCGCGTGTAGGACGAGCGATGCCTCAAAACTCATCGAGCGCGTGCAGAGCGTGGGAAGACGGCTGATAGCCGCACAGCCCAGGGAGATGGTAGTCGGGAACATTGTTCGGCGTGTGCTAGGGTTGATCCGTGACGAGGCAGAGGATGACAGAGACGGGGATTTTACCTTGAGCGATGCGGGTTCCGAAAGCCAACCGCAGACACCTCGTGCTGGAGATG AACCGTCCGAGTTCCATGGCTCCGACAGAGGTGCCTCAAAACCTATATCTTCGCTAGCCACCCATCCCGTTTCTATGTTCAGTCTGCTCTCTCATCCAGAACCCGAAACGTCACTACCGGGTACGCCAGCAACCGGCTCACCATCCGGACGCCTGCCCGGGCACACCCAGAATAAGGATATCCGCGCCGAAGTCCTGGATGGTATCAACGAGATCATTGATGAATTGGGACAGGTGGATGATCAGATTGCTGCCTATGCGCTCGACCACATTCACTCTAACGAAATCATCCTCACACATACTTCGTCGACGACTGTACAGAAATTCCTCCTCAAGGCCGCCGCGAAGCGGAAGTTCACCGTCATCCATGCTGAATCATACCCTAATAACCATGAAGCAACCCATGCCACTGTCAGTGGTGCTGCCTCCAACGACGATGAGATCCTCAGCACCGAATCGTTCCAAAAGCCCTTGATCGCTCACGGCATCACGGTGATTCTCATACCTGACTCCGCTGTTTTCGCCCTTATGTCTCGTGTGAACAAGGTCATCCTCGGTACACATTCCGTCCTCGCCAACGGCGGTCTCGTTGCTGCAGCAGGCACCCGTGTCATTGCCCGAGCAGCCAAGGTGCACCAAACGCCATGTGTGGTTGTTAGCGGTGTATACAAGCTCAGCCCGGTGTACCCTTTCGATTTCGAATCTTTAATCGAGTACGGCGACTCAAGCAAAGTCATTGACTACGAAGATGGCGACCTGGTAGACCAGATTGACGTGCAAAATCCGTTATATGATTATGTTCCCGCGGAATTAGTTGACCTTTATATCACGAACTT GGGCGGACACGCGCCGTCATACTTATACCGTATCGTGTCTGACCACTACCGgaaggaggatatcagctTTTAG
- the nemA gene encoding Nem1-Spo7 phosphatase catalytic subunit NEM1 (transcript_id=CADANIAT00001269): MNSLNILSARVIGQSSHSKRSRQRSHSHGDVSPVIPPDDLAKLRSYSEGNFHAHDTNEKTRQDTPEPPEDVHFDEHTLDEKSPLLHGLPKSPSSLATRSSLGLIAQRLLEAVTETIKFILETLVSPGVYVAQSFRDETGSYSPLAPVRKLRRSISGPSSSSSSNTPNKSATRMEGKRRSGSAKKLRTHSSRDSVASSTSESEGDRRVMKGLTNSRPRAAKKTSSEDSVSDGTAPRRSIRIKLNNEEALQRQRQRRARSADLDRSPRNGSHDSVDPDSLKSPASPSVHLVTRYPHSPVPPRPLIPSRLPSYTATGRNARIPQKTLVLDLDETLIHSLAKGGRMSSGHMVEVKLATPMTTALSPGAPPTTLGPQHPILYYVHKRPHCDEFLRKISKWYKLVVFTASVQEYADPVIDWLEQERKYFQARYYRQHCTFRNGAYIKDLSSVEPDLSRVMILDNSPMSYIFHEDNAIPIEGWINDPTDNGLLHLIPMLEALQYVTDVRAFLALRRGEADAL; this comes from the exons ATGAACTCGCTGAATATCCTATCGGCTCGAGTCATTGGCCAGTCCTCGCATTCGAAGCGTAGCCGACAGCGATCTCACTCTCACGGGGATGTTTCTCCTGTAATCCCCCCGGACGACCTTGCCAAGCTCCGTTCATATAGCGAAGGCAACTTTCATGCACACGATACGAATGAGAAGACTCGCCAAGACACGCCCGAACCACCGGAGGATGTTCACTTTGACGAGCATACACTGGACGAGAAGTCTCCATTACTACATGGACTGCCAAAGAGCCCATCCTCACTCGCTACTAGAAGCTCCCTAGGTCTAATCGCACAGCGGCTCCTGGAAGCGGTCACCGAGACAATCAAGTTCATCCTGGAAACATTGGTTTCGCCTGGGGTGTATGTAGCTCAGAGCTTCAGAGATGAGACTGGGAGCTACTCGCCTTTGGCGCCGGTGAGAAAGCTTCGACGCTCTATATCTGGTCCTTCGTCCTCAAGTAGTTCAAACACGCCTAACAAGTCTGCTACTCGAATGGAAGGCAAGCGacgctctggctctgctaAAAAACTGAGAACCCATTCCTCCCGAGATTCTGTTGCTTCGAGTACTTCCGAGTCGGAAGGTGATCGCCGCGTAATGAAAGGTCTCACAAATAGTCGACCTCGAGCCGCTAAGAAGACCTCAAGTGAAGACTCGGTATCAGACGGGACGGCCCCGCGAAGGTCCATTCGAATCAAACTCAATAATGAGGAAGCTCTTCAGCGACAAAGGCAACGCCGGGCGCGGAGTGCTGACCTCGACCGGTCGCCGCGGAATGGTAGTCACGACTCGGTCGACCCAGATAGTTTGAAGTCGCCAGCCTCACCTTCTGTGCACCTAGTCACGCGATACCCTCATTCTCCGGtgcctcctcgaccgctCATCCCGTCTCGCCTCCCGTCATACACGGCCACTGGCAGAAACGCCAGGATTCCGCAGAAAACGCTCGTCCTTGACTTGGATGAGACCCTCATCCACTCACTCGCTAAAGGTGGCCGCATGTCCAGCGGCCACATGGTCGAGGTCAAACTAGCTACACCGATGACGACTGCACTCTCACCTGGCGCTCCTCCTACTACTCTCGGACCTCAGCATCCCATCCTATATTATGTACACAAACGACCTCATTGTGACGAATTCCTACGCAAGATCTCCAAATGGTACAAGCTAGTTGTCTTTACCGCAAGTGTGCAAGAATATGCCGATCCAGTCATCGACTGGCTGGAACAGGAGCGGAAATACTTCCAAGCCCGGTACTACCGGCAACATTGTACCTTCCGAAACGGCGCCTATATTAAAGATCTCAGCTCGGTTGAGCCGGATCTGAGCCGGGTCATGATCTTGGACAACAGTCCAATGAGTTACATCTTTCATGAAG ATAACGCCATTCCGATCGAGGGCTGGATCAATGACCCTACAGATAacggcctcctccatctcatcccaATGCTAGAAGCCCTACAATACGTCACTGATGTCCGGGCTTTTCTAGCACTGcgtagaggagaagcagacgCTCTATGA
- a CDS encoding alanine--glyoxylate transaminase (transcript_id=CADANIAT00001270): protein MSTQPAHPTLLIPGPIEFDDAVLQSMSHYAESHVAPGFVKVFGETLSMTRKLFQSTNPAAQPFVISGSGTLGWDFVASNLVEKGENALVLHSGYFADSFASCLETYGANATQLKAPIGERPSFEAIEQALKEKPYKIITITHVDTSTGVLSDIKTVAEIVRRVSPQTLVVVDGVCSVGCEEIAFDEWDLDVVLTASQKAIGCPPGLSIIMFSGRAIETFKSRKTPPSSYYSSMANWLPIMQNYENFKPSYFATPSTQLIHALHTTLSQITSRPMAERFAAHRRASDRVKAAVAELGLQQLASKVENQAHAMTAIWLPDGLAPPDVLPGLLKRGVIFAAGLHKEVATKYIRFGHMGVSIMDPARDDIEKAIAALKEAIADAKRAKGL, encoded by the exons ATGTCGACTCAACCCGCTCACCCCACCTTGCTCATTCCGGGCCCTATCGAATTCGATGATGCCGTTCTTCAGTCTATGTCCCATTATGC CGAGAGCCATGTGGCCCCCGGTTTCGTAAAGGTCTTTGGAGAGACATTGTCCATGACCCGGAAGCTCTTCCAGTCTACAAACCCGGCAGCCCAGCCCTTTGTCATCTCCGGAAGTGGCACTCTAGGCTGGGATTTCGTTGCTTCCAACCTTGTCGAGAAGGGCGAGAATGCCCTCGTCCTGCACTCCGGCTACTTCGCGGACTCGTTCGCGTCCTGTCTAGAGACATACGGCGCCAATGCTACACAGCTCAAGGCACCCATTGGGGAGCGGCCATCCTTCGAGGCGATTGAGCAGGCATTGAAGGAGAAACCATACAAGATCATCACAATCACCCATGTTGATACCTCTACTGGTGTTCTAAGCGACATCAAGACGGTGGCAGAGATTGTTCGCCGAGTCAGCCCTCAGACTTTGGTTGTTGTGGATGGTGTATGCAGTGTCGGCTGCGAGGAGATTGCTTTTGACGAGTGGGATTTGGACGTCGTTCTCACCGCAAGCCAAAAGGCCATTGGCTGCCCTCCCggtctcagcatcatcatgTTCTCCGGCCGCGCTATCGAGACCTTCAAGTCCCGCAAGACTCCTCCATCGTCATACTACTCCTCTATGGCCAACTGGCTTCCCATCATGCAGAACTACGAGAATTTCAAGCCGTCCTACTTCGCCACTCCCTCCACCCAACTCATTCACGCCCTGCACACAACCCTCTCCCAGATCACATCCCGGCCGATGGCAGAGCGCTTCGCCGCACACCGCCGGGCCTCCGACCGCGTCAAGGCCGCTGTCGCAGAACTCGGcttgcagcagctggcctcCAAGGTCGAGAACCAGGCTCATGCCATGACAGCCATCTGGCTGCCTGATGGACTGGCCCCGCCAGATGTCCTTCCTGGTCTGCTGAAGCGTGGAGTTATCTTTGCTGCAGGCCTGCACAAGGAGGTTGCAACAAAGTACATTCGCTTTGGGCACATGGGTGTTAGCATTATGGACCCCGCTCGGGATGACATTGAGAAGGCCATTGCAGCCCTCAAGGAGGCCATTGCCGATGCGAAACGTGCTAAGGGTCTGTGA
- a CDS encoding retromer subunit VPS29 (transcript_id=CADANIAT00001271) produces the protein MTSRLVLVIGDLFIPDRAPDLPAKFRKLLTPGKIGQILCLGNLTDRSTFEFLRQVAPDLQLVKGDFDVDSPNLPLSKVVTHGSLRIGFTHGHTIIPQGDADALLIAARQMDVDILLWGGTHRFEAFELEGRFFVNPGSATGALSTGYWPEGEEPTPSFCLMDIQGDVLVLYVYQLKTDSNGVETVAVEKVSYRKNSVLSS, from the exons ATGACCTCGCGTCTAGTCCTGGTCATCGGTGACCTCTTTATCCCTGACAGAGCTCCC GATCTCCCGGCAAAG TTTCGGAAGCTCCTCACGCCAGGCAAGATTGGCCAGATTCTGTGTCTGGGTAATTTGACCGATCGCAGCACATTCGAGTTTCTCCGTCAGGTTGCGCCGGACCTACAGTTGGTCAAAGGCGATTTCGATGTCGATTCTCCCAACCTGCCTCTCTCGAAAGTTGTGACCCATGGAAGCCTTCGTATCGGTTTCACCCATGGCCACACAATCATTCCCCAAGGTGATGCAGATGCGCTCCTCATTGCGGCTCGCCAGATGGATGTAGACATTTTACTATGGGGTGGTACTCATCGATTCGAAGCTTTCGAATTGGAGGGGAGGTTCTTCGTGAATCCGGGCAGTGCCACTGGGGCTCTCAGCACAGGATACTGgccagaaggagaggaaccGACACCCAGCTTCTGTCTAATGGAT ATCCAGGGTGACGTCCTAGTGCTGTATGTCTACCAGCTGAAGACGGACTCGAACGGAGTCGAGACTGTTGCTGTCGAGAAAGTCTCTTATCGAAAAAATAGCGTCCTTTCCTCATGA
- a CDS encoding polyadenylate-binding protein (transcript_id=CADANIAT00001272), giving the protein MTTEEAEIKDERLETPHEEGGDDEEEIEAMKRRVAEMESEAAKLREMQATLDQQSESLKEDKEDIDARSIFVGNVDYGASPEEIQAHFQSCGSINRVTILLDKFTGQPKGYAYVEFAEPSLVAQALVLNESVFRGRNLKVVPKRTNLPGMSSRGRGRGRGRGYGRGGFPRGGYRGGYRGRGRGYAPY; this is encoded by the exons ATGACTAcagaagaggctgagatAAAGGATGAGCGCTTGGAAACGCCTCATGAAGAGGGAGGCGATGATGAG gaagaaatcgaggccATGAAACGACGGGTCGCTGAGATGGAATCTGAAGCGGCAAAGTTACGGGAAATGCAAGCTACCCTCGACCAGCAATCCGAGAGCCtgaaagaagacaaggaagacatCGACGCCCGGAGTATTTTTGTCGGTAATGTGGATTATGGAGCCTCGCCAGAGGAAATTCAAGCGCACTTCCAGAGCTGCGGTTCCATAAATCGCGTTACCATTCTTCTAGACAAATTCACAGGCCAACCCAAAGG CTATGCCTACGTAGAATTCGCCGAGCCCAGTCTGGTGGCGCAGGCCCTTGTTCTGAACGAGAGCGTCTTCCGCGGTCGAAACTTGAAA GTCGTTCCCAAACGCACCAACCTCCCTGGTATGAGCAGTCGAGGACGCGGTCGTGGTCGCGGCCGCGGATACGGCCGTGGAGGGTTCCCTCGTGGTGGATATCGAGGCGGTTATCGCGGCCGTGGACGAGGCTATGCGCCCTACTGA